The following proteins are encoded in a genomic region of Polycladomyces zharkentensis:
- a CDS encoding ABC transporter ATP-binding protein, with product MTNIIVETKNLTRKYGDYTSVDQLNMTVKKGEIYGFLGPNGAGKTTTIRMLLGLIKPTSGSIYIFGKELYQHRMSILRKVGSLVEYPSYYGHLTGYENLEIIRRIIGESPARIREVLKIVRLDKVSDKLTREYSLGMKQRLGIAAALLGRPELLILDEPTNGLDPAGIQEIRELIRELPAKYGMTIIVSSHLLSEIDQIATQVGIILRGKLIFQGSIGALRQKSRPRLKIGVENPKLASSLLNQRGLKTYIENDFVWYEDTDPEVSAYMNHTLINEGLSVYRLEEVAVSLEDIFLELTGKEVSL from the coding sequence GTGACTAATATCATTGTAGAAACGAAAAATTTGACACGCAAGTATGGAGATTACACATCAGTTGACCAATTGAATATGACGGTAAAAAAAGGTGAGATTTATGGTTTTTTGGGACCCAACGGAGCAGGGAAAACAACGACGATCCGTATGCTTCTCGGGTTAATCAAACCTACATCAGGGTCAATTTATATATTTGGAAAGGAATTATATCAACATCGCATGTCGATTTTGCGCAAAGTAGGTTCATTGGTCGAATATCCTTCTTATTATGGGCATCTGACAGGTTACGAAAACCTCGAAATCATCAGACGAATCATCGGTGAGTCCCCTGCGAGGATCAGAGAAGTGTTAAAAATCGTTCGCCTAGATAAAGTTTCCGATAAATTGACAAGAGAATATTCCTTAGGGATGAAACAACGTCTTGGCATTGCTGCGGCTTTACTTGGACGGCCGGAGTTGTTGATTCTCGATGAACCGACCAATGGATTAGATCCCGCAGGTATTCAGGAAATTCGTGAATTAATCAGGGAATTACCTGCGAAATATGGCATGACCATCATTGTTTCAAGTCATTTGTTAAGTGAGATAGATCAAATCGCAACACAAGTAGGCATTATTTTGAGGGGAAAACTCATATTCCAGGGTTCAATCGGTGCTTTGCGACAAAAAAGCAGGCCCCGTTTAAAGATCGGGGTAGAAAACCCAAAACTGGCTTCTTCATTGTTAAATCAACGGGGACTGAAAACTTATATTGAGAATGATTTTGTCTGGTATGAGGATACAGATCCGGAAGTCTCAGCATATATGAACCACACACTGATAAACGAAGGATTATCGGTTTATCGCTTGGAAGAGGTTGCTGTCTCTCTTGAGGATATATTCCTGGAACTTACCGGAAAGGAAGTAAGCTTATGA
- a CDS encoding ABC transporter permease has protein sequence MMASLVSSERIKFRRTSLALVTLLIPVLTLFYETMNFLFRSETLYRFAYEKKANLWVYFIFDKHFFLGLALPLGIILAASIIANTEHQAHAWKQICALPISRIQLYFSKFLILLVTSLLSATVLGIGMALFGVIFGFNGDIPWFMIFGDSYFPYFASIPIMGIQLWLSMVIHNQAFSISIGTVSTVVGLFLAIDPKTQWLPWAYPLASSTIRLNYQTQRFTENPDLFLVVLIGVILGAFLVMAGAFHFAKRDVQ, from the coding sequence ATGATGGCAAGCTTGGTTTCTTCAGAGCGAATCAAGTTTCGTCGTACTTCACTCGCTTTGGTCACTCTTCTCATACCCGTTTTGACACTGTTTTACGAGACCATGAATTTCCTTTTTCGATCGGAGACATTATATCGATTTGCTTACGAAAAGAAGGCGAATCTTTGGGTATATTTTATTTTTGACAAACATTTCTTTCTCGGTCTTGCCCTGCCTCTGGGTATCATACTAGCAGCATCAATCATTGCGAATACGGAGCACCAAGCTCATGCCTGGAAGCAAATTTGTGCTTTACCGATTTCCCGAATCCAACTGTATTTTAGCAAATTTCTAATTTTATTGGTGACCTCACTTCTTTCCGCCACTGTTTTAGGGATTGGAATGGCATTATTTGGAGTGATTTTCGGCTTTAATGGGGATATTCCATGGTTCATGATCTTTGGTGACAGTTATTTTCCATATTTCGCTTCCATTCCTATCATGGGAATTCAATTATGGCTGTCGATGGTGATTCATAATCAAGCCTTTTCAATATCCATTGGGACCGTTTCCACTGTGGTTGGTTTGTTTTTGGCTATAGATCCAAAAACGCAATGGTTGCCCTGGGCTTATCCATTGGCTTCGTCCACTATACGACTCAACTACCAAACTCAACGTTTTACAGAGAACCCTGATTTATTTCTTGTGGTTCTGATTGGTGTCATTCTGGGGGCTTTTTTGGTGATGGCTGGAGCATTTCATTTTGCCAAACGTGATGTTCAATAG
- a CDS encoding ABC transporter permease, with protein sequence MFLNILSIEFMKTRRSKLWFLVFFGPIVGVTLALNNFFINYDIFMSDPGDNGWLEAWTQVEIFYSPLIFPILAGVFAALVCRYEHAGGGWKQLLSLAVPRHQVYFAKLLLIAFLLACTQLSLLIFYIGLGSIVGVPNQIPWKTLWGFSIKGWLAALPLASIQLAISTYWRGFGMPLAINIALSLPSILVANTSAGQFYPWAQPMLAMSPADESPIQSMMMFYTLIILVFLLANFVGILSFRKQDVT encoded by the coding sequence ATGTTCTTGAATATATTATCGATTGAATTCATGAAAACCCGTCGATCCAAATTATGGTTCCTTGTTTTTTTTGGCCCCATCGTCGGGGTTACACTGGCTTTGAATAATTTCTTTATCAATTACGACATTTTTATGAGCGATCCTGGAGATAACGGTTGGCTTGAGGCTTGGACTCAGGTGGAAATATTTTATTCACCGTTAATCTTTCCTATATTGGCTGGTGTATTTGCGGCTCTGGTCTGTCGATATGAACATGCAGGTGGAGGATGGAAACAACTTTTATCTTTGGCTGTACCGCGGCACCAAGTTTACTTCGCGAAATTATTATTAATCGCATTCCTTTTGGCCTGTACGCAGCTCTCACTGTTGATATTCTATATTGGTTTGGGTTCGATTGTGGGAGTTCCCAATCAAATCCCCTGGAAGACACTATGGGGATTTTCAATAAAAGGATGGTTGGCAGCATTGCCTTTGGCTTCAATTCAATTAGCCATATCAACTTATTGGAGAGGGTTTGGGATGCCATTGGCAATCAATATTGCACTGTCTTTGCCCTCAATATTGGTGGCAAATACTTCCGCAGGGCAATTTTATCCTTGGGCGCAGCCAATGTTAGCCATGTCACCTGCAGATGAGTCCCCGATTCAATCCATGATGATGTTTTATACACTGATCATTTTGGTTTTCCTACTCGCAAACTTCGTGGGGATCCTGAGTTTTAGAAAACAGGACGTGACTTGA